From one Babesia bovis T2Bo chromosome 3, whole genome shotgun sequence genomic stretch:
- a CDS encoding variant erythrocyte surface antigen-1 beta subunit: protein MAASITFTPKASLTDAPTNLKEAIDWVLRVTGKDGKKNVAAKQSPPASTSNGPHCLCYLAKAVKDLLYDARCPGSPGPSPKRNWDDILLLEEQSIVNPVLEDLGLLSGESGTVSTTFTNAGGTEVIRTLIDQLALGLQKWVGWQEGEVDKCCLKGTEGIGKKCDCQGGGGGGNCCSTGVPSTPCHQCSTCGTSATGHKCYQSAYCKKTGSSGAPSSPPEGQYYWPTLSSDSTKVHLLARIFLGSVCLIWSGLSQLGFLTAKGTGGTERWREKTLTSESAGLGSFMAAMGYDLDRLNKGKGGAFLQELLKGDKPDKNVIKWQEFKNGNASSKSVAEYYSSIYSTAQSAAKDKSTEDICKEYPLLVLHILASGYFRAGSAGANKVTPAKPATSDTKKETPSLRKPRTIREILYWLSALPYSQGYKALVERMQGKMESDTLTLEGTTSGGSTTLKKDCITHYLLAACGYCPLVLIGIQGTIEKEVTNTGSAATGAGGVAAGADKRCKQHKEDRNHRCDPKNIKEHASDTSGQSSASSANGELQAGQVCYGGYHLEVSSFGPLHGMYANGLYGFDMDLSAAQCLDQLRVYVYHCFYQLYFLRKQCGAGAIAAVGGGGSSVVLGWKSCRYGSGVGTTSTTRWICQGTGSNGNDHSKNCGLQNAAGSGTGSGSPLMAFLCDTVTGLHCGMTTGKDLNSGKQDYPSIEDHLEAKETSPLGHFGKPPMHCPVPMGWSKDVTGSGANRVNHFKDLKDTHKTGTLTGVGQSPGTYPVHCTGNTLSYLLEYYCDPVHCQGTLVVLLRLLACITPTVPRTLGDLFGFYYYIVYIGGFQSWDFKPNGLWHLMKGELNQVSLNMGSSSGDKVIKALDKFSGVSVDSADIHSTVIDVSLRTLYSTNNGPYLCPLSGQQYGQLSPAMAGTYLSWLVYLIEGFEEGLDKLKEEFTKVDCRNDGCKNGPGRSAGCSDSGECQKGSHGDPCPSGGGSGGANQGVCGCASVVSCTGVLPVLYRYGFGYGDVKALHKDGGDSKKCHDFLTTLTKVLNGDHLKKEGATSGLHYEINKLIYTTRLPWIFVLTLAWLVAVVYLAFGAIWPLDWTHMRSHCRGWFRKGSLSPWEVLMVGKKKGRGILEFFGGK, encoded by the exons ATGGCCGCCTCAATcactttcacgccgaaggcgtcccTGACTGacgctcccaccaacctgaaggaggccattgactgggtcctgagggttactggtaaggatggtaagaagaacGTGGCGGCGAAGCAGTCGCCGCCAGCAAGCACTAGTAATGGCCCCC ACTGTCTGTGCTACttggccaaggcagtgaaggacctactgtacGACGCCAGGTGCCCGGGGTCCCCTGGTCCTAGCCCTAAGAGGAACTGGGACGACATACTCCTACTAGAAGAACAGTCCATAGTCAACCCAGTGCTAGAGgacctgggactccttAGTGGTGAGAGTGGTACTGTGAGTACCACCTTTACTAATGCTggtggcaccgaggtcataaggacactgatagaccagttggcactgggactacagaagtgggttgggtggcaggaagGGGAAGTGGATAagtgttgtcttaagggaaCAGAGGGTATAGGGAAGAAGTGTGATTGTCAaggtggtggtggtggtggtaacTGTTGTAGTACCGGTGTTCCTAGTACTCCTTGTCATCAGTGTAGCAcgtgtggtaccagtgccACTGGCCACAAATGCTACCAGTCGGCCTACTGCAAAAAGACTGGATCTTCTGGTGCTCCCAGTAGTCCCCCTGAAGGACAATACTACTGGCCCACCCTATCCAGTGACTCCactaaggtccacctcctggcccgtattttcctagggtcagtatgtctcatctggagtggactcagtcagttggggttcctaacagCGAAGGGGACTGGTGGCACAGAGAGGTGGAGGGAGAAAACATTGACTAGTGAGAGTGctggtctcggctcattcatggcggccatgggctacGACCTGGATAGGTTGAATAAAGGGAAAGGTGGAGCATTTTTACAAGAACTTTTGAAAGGAGATAAACCTGATAAAAATGTCATAAAGTGGCAGGAATTCAAGAATGGTAATGCTAGTTCTA AgagtgtagctgagtactacagcAGTATCTATAGTACTGCACAGAGTGCTGCCAAGGACAAGAGTACTGAAGACATTTGTAAGGagtaccccctattggtactccacatcctggccagtgggtacttcagggcaggcaGTGCCGGGGCCAATAAAGTGACGCCGGCGAAGCCGGCCACTAGTGATACCAAGAAAGAGACTCCCTCTCTTAGGAAACCACGCACtatccgtgagatcctatactggcttagtgcattgccctatagtcaggggTACAAGGCACTGGTAGAGAGGATGCAAGGAAAGATGGAGAGTGACACACTCACACTAGAGGGTACTACCAGTGGTGGCAGTACCACCCTCAAGAAAGACTgtattacccactacctactggccgcctgtggctactgcccactggtcctcatcggtatccaggggaccatagaaaAGGAAGTGACGAATACAGGCAGTGCTGCGACAG gtgccGGAGGAGTTGCTGCTGGTGCTGACAAGAGGTGCAAACAACATAAGGAAGACCGTAATCACAGATGCGATCCTAAAAATATAAAGGAACACGCATCAGATACTTCTGGACAGTCATCAGCATCTTCCGCCAACGGAGAACTCCAGGCCGGCCAagtctgctacggcgggtaccacctggaagtgtCCTCctttg gccccctccatgggatgtacgccaatggGTTATATGGGTTTGACATGGACCTTTCGgccgcccagtgcctggaccaactgagggtatatgtctaccactgcttctaccagctctatttcctgaggaagcagtgtggAGCGGGCGCGATAGCGGCCGTAGGAGGAGGAGGGAGCTCAGTAGTGCTGGGCTGGAagagttgtaggtatggtagtggagttggtaccaccagtactaccAGATGGATATGTCAAG GTACGGGAAGCAATGGAAATGACCACAGCAAGAATTGTGGATTACAGAATGCAgcaggtagtggtacagGCTCAGGTTCACCGCTTATGGCATTTCTGTGTGATACAGTGACTGGGTTGCATTGTGGAATGACGACCGGCAAAGATCTGAATAGCGGTAAACAGGATTATCCTTCCATCGAGGACCACCTAGAAGCCAAGGAAACTTCTCCTTTGGGACATTTCGGCAAACCGCCTATGCACTGCCCTGTTCCAATGGGATGGAGCAAGGATGTCACAGGCAGTGGAGCGAACAGAGTGAATCACTTTAAGG atttGAAAGACACGCACAAGACAGGGACACTGACAGgag TAGGCCAAAGTCCTGGCACATATCCTGtccactgcactgggaatacactATCTTatctcctggagtactatTGTGACCCAGTACACTGTCAaggcaccctagtggtactactgagactactggcatgtattactcccacggtgccacggaccctgggtgacctctttgggttctattactatatagtctacattggGGGATTTCAATCGTGGGATTTTAAACCGAATGGTCTATGGCATTTAATGAAAGGCGAATTAAATCAGGTTTCTCTCAATATGGgtagtagtagtggtgATAAAGTGATAAAGGCACTGGATAAGTTCAGTGGTGTTAGCGTTGATTCGGCAGACATCCACTCTACCGTCATTGATGTCTCCCTAAGGACCTTATATAGTACTAATAACGGCCCATACTTATGCCCCCtcagtggccagcagtatggccagttgagtccagcgatggccgggacctacctgtcatggttggtctatttgatagaggGGTTCGAGGAGGGGCTGGATAAGTTGAAGGAGGAGTTCACGAAGGTGGATTGTAGGAATGATGGGTGTaaaaatg GTCCGGGAAGAAGTGCTGGATGTAGTGATAGTGGAGAGTGCCAAAAAGGATCCCATGGTGATCCATGTCCAtctggtggtggtagtggaggTGCTAATCAAGGAGTCTGTGGATGTGcctctgtcgtatcatgtaccggggtactaccggtgttgtacaggtatggctttgggtatggtgaTGTAAAGGCGTTGCACAAGGATGGAG gtgaTAGCAAGAAGTGTCACGACTTCCTGACTACACTGACAAAGGTCCTAAATGGTGACCACCTCAAGAAAGAGGGTGCCACTAGTGGCCTTCACTATGAAATCAataagctcatctacaccaccaggctcccctggatcttcGTGCTGACCttggcctggctagtagcggtagTGTACCTggcctttggagccatatggccactggactggacacatatgaggtcgcattgtagaggatggttcaggaagggcagtctgagtccatgggaggtactgatggtgggcaagaagaaggggaGGGGTATATTGGAGTTCTTTGGTGGGAAGTAA
- a CDS encoding Alpha/beta hydrolase family protein, translating to MGQTLSIGNSFIFPAPPPSYTSQLYELIWIPKRFGYDAEGSRNPTPGSFPVLYLPSPVPSNTILIYLHGNSCDIGQVKPELRLVAHELNVNILAVEYPGYGVSPEVSVATGELINCRVRATFNFLLSLGVNPHSIIFFGRSIGTGPAAALAAEFKKRGIQCGGVILQSPYISIHRIIEEYFALGTWLVNNFWDTEKSLANMGPQTPLLIIHGLADEIVPVYHGQTLYESYKSDIKMADFQPNSKHNMYSIIDDLCVPIAKFLSTLSLSRNTGPVNIKLPQWCLYSCQKLVSGQTIMERNRRNARGGHEKQICSARSDNRSARRIFSRNYSMNDNTYVAVKDVDLSKRTILKPTATDGSRPNSARSLLDSPQSDGTRQVNRKVSKTSFQSSLHDLCESNAITSDDISDIVNEAIVRTTSNA from the exons ATGGGACAAACGCTTTCAATCGGCAACTCATTTATTTTCCCAGCTCCACCGCCCTCT TACACATCCCAATTATACGAGCTTATATGGATCCCAAAGCGGTTTGGATATGATGCAGAGGGAAGCCGGAATCCGACACCTGGATCGTTTCCTGTGCTCTATCTACCGTCACCTGTACCTTCTAACACGATATTGATCTATCTACATG GAAACTCATGTGATATTGGCCAGGTGAAGCCAGAGTTACGGCTAGTCGCCCATGAACTGAATGTCAACATTTTGGCGGTGGAATACCCTGGATATGGAGTGTCACCAGAAGTTTCTGTGGCAACGGGTGAACTCATCAACTGCCGTGTACGTGCAACCTTCAATTTCCTGTTGTCACTTGGAGTAAACCCTCACTCTATTATCTTCTTTGGCAGATCTATAGGAACAGGTCCAGCGGCCGCTTTGGCTGCTGAATTCAAGAAAAGGGGGATACAGTGCGGCGGAGTTATTTTGCAATcgccatatatatctatacatCGTATCATTGAGGAATATTTTGCGTTGGGTACCTGGCTGGTGAACAACTTCTGGGATACTGAAAAGTCACTGGCTAATATGGGACCTCAAACGCCCCTATTGATCATCCATGGTCTCGCTGACGAAATAGTACCGGTGTACCATGGACAGACCTTGTATGAATCATACAAAAGTGACATCAAGATGGCAGATTTCCAACCGAATTCGAAGCACAATATGTACTCTATCATCGACGATCTTTGCGTGCCCATTGCTAAATTTTTGAGCACCTTGAGTCTCTCCAGGAATACAGGCCCAGTAAATATCAAGTTACCTCAATGGTGTCTCTATAGCTGCCAAAAGCTAGTTAGTGGTCAAACAATAATGGAGCGCAACAGACGTAACGCTAGAGGTGGACACGAAAAGCAGATTTGTTCAGCGCGATCCGATAATAGATCAGCCAGACGTATATTTTCCAGGAATTACTCAATGAATGATAACACTTATGTCGCTGTCAAGGATGTTGACCTGTCAAAAAGAACTATCTTGAAGCCAACAGCAACTGATGGAAGTAGACCAAACAGTGCACGTTCGTTGTTAGACAGTCCCCAATCTGATGGCACCCGTCAAGTCAATCGCAAAGTTTCCAAAACAAGCTTTCAGTCTTCGCTTCATGATTTATGCGAAAGCAACGCCATTACTAGTGATGACATATCGGATATAGTAAACGAGGCTATAGTAAGAACGACGTCTAACGCTTAA
- a CDS encoding Thioredoxin family protein produces MKVYLKLLHFCSTLAALLQPFTANATLLVDPMQHELQVGNETTFVAKVKVARQTTSTAAFFYTPSDSGIKKLIDKEIDVVSRDLKGIFTIVAIDCSNRTLKSICEAELGSGYKTPILRVYPKLPVPAYNYSGELTSAKVKRELVKHVASQVEIINSGKLPDFMGKFETMPKALLFSDKTGPNYMYKALSLAMDKKLLLGFVNVDENPELKTRYKIKSLPSLIVIKPDTKVDRFEGTFDYQSMFDWLNVYAETFLLGSGYDVGNTKATKSKPWLHDQLPQLTIESHMDICFNKSHGFCVIYMVNGKISNEDRQMMIDLSSRYTGQFTGKWMWMDLESEKGFAEMFNQIGELPSVVIFNPKKRLRYMLFDGQEPVTRKGIEEMLEKVLGGDARFTLVKGDKLPNFAPIDSARHDEL; encoded by the coding sequence ATGAAGGTGTATCTAAAGTTGCTACACTTTTGCTCAACGCTAGCTGCGTTGTTGCAACCATTTACTGCGAATGCAACTTTGCTAGTAGATCCCATGCAACATGAGTTACAAGTTGGCAACGAGACCACCTTCGTTGCAAAGGTCAAAGTAGCCAGGCAAACCACATCAACCGCTGCCTTCTTCTACACACCCTCTGACAGTGGGATTAAGAAGTTGATTGACAAGGAAATTGATGTCGTCAGTCGTGACCTAAAGGGAATATTCACCATTGTTGCTATTGATTGCAGTAACAGAACGCTCAAATCAATTTGTGAAGCTGAATTAGGATCAGGTTACAAAACGCCTATTCTTCGTGTCTATCCTAAATTGCCAGTACCTGCGTATAACTACAGTGGTGAATTGACCAGTGCCAAAGTCAAACGTGAACTGGTTAAACATGTTGCATCTCAGGTTGAAATCATTAACTCCGGCAAACTACCGGATTTCATGGGCAAATTCGAAACCATGCCAAAGGCACTGCTATTTAGTGATAAAACTGGACCTAACTACATGTACAAGGCACTCAGTTTGGCCATGGACAAGAAACTGCTTTTAGGTTTCGTCAACGTTGATGAGAACCCTGAACTTAAAACAAGATACAAAATCAAGTCATTACCTTCGTTGATTGTTATCAAACCCGATACCAAGGTTGACCGCTTTGAAGGTACATTTGATTACCAATCCATGTTCGATTGGTTAAACGTCTACGCCGAAACATTTCTGCTCGGAAGTGGATATGATGTTGGTAACACCAAAGCCACCAAATCAAAACCGTGGTTACACGACCAACTGCCACAACTCACAATAGAATCTCACATGGATATTTGTTTCAACAAGTCACATGGATTCTGTGTGATTTATATGGTGAACGGTAAAATATCGAACGAAGATCGCCAAATGATGATCGACCTCAGCTCAAGGTACACAGGCCAATTCACAGGGAAATGGATGTGGATGGACCTTGAATCTGAAAAAGGATTTGCCGAAATGTTCAACCAGATAGGGGAACTCCCATCGGTGGTCATTTTCAACCCTAAGAAACGACTGCGCTATATGCTATTCGACGGCCAAGAACCAGTGACACGAAAGGGTATTGAAGAGATGCTAGAAAAGGTGCTAGGAGGTGATGCAAGATTCACCCTTGTAAAGGGTGATAAATTGCCTAATTTCGCGCCAATTGATTCCGCGAGACATGACGAACTATGA
- a CDS encoding mRNA capping enzyme catalytic domain family protein, whose translation MDTPETDVAPKSLMRMPGDCIQIEEDRDKVLKRVRQLLGWKHDTFPGAQPVSLTRNDLQLLFRSDYVVCEKTDGIRALLLAASGAIYLIGRDEGVYHVPVRLPVRGNLTESQQITLLDGEIVLDTVEIDGIETQQPRFMCYDGIYVQRRSLKELNFLERISIVYTDVIQPYAKSIKSQNAKPPLTIYLKDFFDISHITHIENLAQQLPHVSDGLIFTPVRLPYLPGTCNKLLKWKPPHLNTVDFSVDVLYDEHKTPRLVELFVMLKGTRVFYNEYLAPYGEVYRHILSMAISNKITQLIVECSWITDARIWTFIPKVKPRKDSVINSMNDGRADYDFDNGTWVQGGWYAERIRDDKKLPNSLHVVDSVKSSIEDDITLQMLVEEFALFHKNGKIPLYNKCIMPEGYSVK comes from the coding sequence atggatACGCCAGAAACAGATGTAGCACCAAAGTCGCTAATGCGCATGCCGGGAGATTGTATACAAATTGAAGAAGATCGAGATAAAGTACTGAAAAGGGTGAGACAACTCTTAGGATGGAAGCATGACACCTTTCCAGGAGCACAACCGGTATCGTTAACACGGAATGACCTGCAGCTTCTCTTCCGTAGCGACTATGTTGTATGTGAAAAAACAGACGGTATTAGGGCGCTGTTGCTGGCTGCTTCTGGTGCTATATATCTTATAGGAAGAGATGAGGGGGTATACCACGTGCCAGTTAGGCTACCAGTACGTGGCAACTTAACAGAATCGCAACAAATAACACTCTTGGATGGAGAAATCGTATTGGATACAGTTGAAATAGATGGCATCGAGACACAGCAACCAAGGTTTATGTGCTATGACggtatatatgtgcaaCGAAGATCACTCAAGGAATTGAACTTTCTCGAAAGAATATCGATTGTCTATACCGATGTCATACAACCATATGCTAAGTCAATTAAATCGCAAAATGCAAAGCCGCCACTGACCATATACCTCAAGGATTTCTTTGATATATCACACATCACGCATATTGAAAATCTAGCACAGCAGTTGCCGCACGTAAGTGACGGTCTCATTTTTACTCCTGTGAGGTTACCATATTTACCGGGTACGTGCAACAAGCTGCTGAAGTGGAAACCTCCGCATCTAAATACCGTTGATTTCAGTGTAGATGTTCTGTATGATGAACATAAGACACCAAGGTTGGTTGAACTGTTCGTAATGTTAAAGGGCACACGCGTGTTCTATAATGAATACTTGGCTCCATACGGGGAAGTATATCGACATATACTATCGATGGCTATTAGCAACAAGATTACCCAGCTTATCGTGGAATGTTCTTGGATCACAGACGCAAGAATTTGGACTTTCATCCCAAAGGTTAAACCACGTAAAGACAGCGTGATCAATAGCATGAATGATGGAAGGGCAGATTACGATTTTGACAATGGAACGTGGGTCCAGGGTGGATGGTACGCCGAACGTATACGTGATGATAAAAAGTTGCCAAACAGCCTCCATGTTGTCGATAGTGTAAAATCCAGTATTGAGGACGATATCACTCTGCAGATGCTGGTGGAAGAATTTGCTCTATTTCATAAAAACGGGAAAATACCACTATACAATAAGTGCATAATGCCAGAGGGGTACAGCGTAAAATAA
- a CDS encoding ABC1_ADCK3-like family protein, which yields MATNDDKYTGSNRVVRTESVKSDNGDNGRTHFQRSMDVVLAISNLTFEWNRKLFMGSFVSTGHKKQYWKDSHHDMAQLIVEKIRNLKGCWVKVGQILSTKPGLLPKCYVDAFSQLHDQVGHSDFAEVIDIIEEEIGYMDEVFNNFDSIPLASASIAQVHKAKLHDGNPVAIKVQHKCSERNMRNDLEILKMILFVAQSVGHYKRMFASIDDYTAAAMKEVDFTSEADNCKRAAIDAKVSGIPICIPKIFDRYCSRRVVTMELFELYKMTDASFYEKHNIDPWVVVYDIHDFAIFQILSVGHFHGDPHPGNLLLTQNNDDGKFYPVLIDWGMTQSLTTKQRVGLCNLNLALCMADTIGCFTGFVEAGFDMTTHETLCYEQFLESLVNIFASDFNKVMDFCDEEGSMKSMNDTSAPGELHHNGLFIREFITNAPNFFPILLKVISEYRNYAIVLQTQVPFMQILYKNAGNALYNMYSSPLSHILSSEASKAVFMRKIRRLKQLLANDCVDVTETQLLKHLFSRFNGGEKHNSKLTGTAAFRKPVSVLESRISGLLHYIAKDSSLIVAAQVVVIQGNNVDVDLSYGFMGQYECRPINSTALFQISNLMNGLVATAVLHLIGNSDMDIDDPIAKYWPEFGQNGKKSITIRSVLNHSSGLLLPYPRILMIENIDYDTMVRDIAQCEFHKEVMDQTQYGYLYFGWIMAELIRRVSGKSIEEYILMMAASIKVPMKQLIFPCIDGGVAAYMQHSNDENANPDDAVPDAANQTINATHDSGDPVPRVEATSSAHASTDTSYDLPRRSNSFVPTGGPPARNTEGSRSLDSEGVILDITFDRPQCNGDFGALGLSNNISLNNGGFNEHYSDQRLSLESALTYESHIKAKAKSLVMATNADDSSLSMETMTIDGRTIESKRVLLPAAQPEELTSCERTETVSTCSLEQPDTDCTLAEPDTSALDVTDLLISQEEFEALPDTPTTMPSPSINISKAKRMPSELQRGFVKRFLASFENVVDKETHDDSTDICLCGINSEDDEQFYNRCFSPSERCPLATRLVRASRLPYTDLDDIDFTQAEKILNPIRDIGTKKRYHPILVSEEHVISNDDELADLDLVSDDIVVTRTRLRKFIMKRPVRDADYHYCNYDVINHRCIITDCLTMDYPSMYSKSIPCLNGRASAMALAMFYKGILDNSLVSRELVAEALSTVSLDCSVLTKMLTALYTPVWGLGYQLFYMRRRCDDKALVGLGCVDISGSLNLVVPDIELVVTILFSCGDSIAVSHQVLDMILGHYGLDLLYTNVSVGDSRTLYRLLATIKV from the coding sequence ATGGCAACAAATGACGATAAGTATACGGGCTCCAACCGCGTGGTTCGCACTGAAAGCGTTAAGAGCGACAATGGCGACAACGGTAGGACTCACTTCCAAAGGTCTATGGATGTTGTCTTGGCCATATCCAATTTGACGTTTGAATGGAACCGTAAACTCTTCATGGGTTCATTTGTATCTACTGGGCACAAGAAGCAATACTGGAAGGATTCCCACCATGATATGGCTCAGTTGATAGTTGAGAAAATCAGGAACTTGAAGGGATGCTGGGTGAAGGTAGGCCAGATTCTCAGCACTAAACCGGGTTTGCTACCCAAGTGTTATGTGGATGCCTTTTCGCAACTGCATGATCAAGTTGGTCACAGTGACTTTGCTGAAGTTATTGACATCATTGAGGAAGAGATTGGTTATATGGATGAAGTTTTTAACAACTTCGATTCTATTCCTTTGGCCAGTGCTTCTATAGCACAGGTACACAAAGCGAAACTACATGATGGCAACCCTGTGGCTATAAAGGTGCAGCACAAGTGTAGTGAGCGGAACATGCGAAACGACTTGGAGATATTGAAGATGATATTATTTGTTGCTCAGAGTGTTGGTCACTATAAGCGTATGTTTGCATCTATTGACGATTACACCGCAGCTGCTATGAAGGAGGTTGATTTCACCTCTGAAGCTGATAATTGTAAACGTGCTGCTATAGATGCTAAAGTATCGGGGATACCCATTTGCATCCCTAAGATATTTGACCGTTACTGTTCTCGGCGTGTTGTCACTATGGAGTTGTTTGAGCTTTACAAGATGACAGATGCGTCATTTTACGAGAAACACAATATAGATCCATGGGTTGTGGTGTATGATATTCATGACTTTGCCATTTTTCAGATTCTATCTGTTGGTCACTTCCACGGCGACCCTCACCCTGGTAATTTATTACTGACCCAGAACAATGACGATGGCAAGTTTTATCCCGTGTTGATTGATTGGGGTATGACACAATCTTTGACGACAAAGCAACGTGTAGGCTTGTGTAATTTGAATTTAGCACTTTGCATGGCTGACACTATTGGCTGTTTCACTGGTTTTGTCGAGGCAGGTTTTGACATGACTACTCACGAAACATTGTGTTACGAGCAGTTTTTGGAGTCATTGGTTAATATTTTTGCATCTGATTTTAACAAGGTTATGGACTTTTGTGATGAAGAGGGTTCTATGAAATCGATGAACGATACCTCTGCTCCTGGTGAGTTGCATCACAACGGCCTTTTTATTCGTGAGTTTATTACCAACGCTCCAAACTTCTTCCCCATCTTACTTAAGGTTATTTCTGAATATCGTAATTACGCCATTGTGCTTCAAACTCAGGTTCCTTTTATGCAGATTCTATACAAGAATGCTGGCAATGCACTGTACAACATGTATAGCAGCCCTCTATCGCATATATTGTCTTCTGAAGCTTCCAAAGCTGTTTTCATGAGGAAGATACGTCGTCTCAAGCAACTGTTAGCCAACGATTGTGTGGATGTGACTGAGACCCAACTTTTGAAGCACCTATTCTCCCGTTTTAATGGAGGAGAAAAGCACAATTCAAAGCTTACGGGTACGGCTGCATTTCGCAAACCAGTTAGCGTTCTTGAGTCTCGAATTTCGGGGttattacattatatcgcaaaagaCAGCAGTTTAATAGTTGCTGCCCAAGTTGTTGTCATTCAGGGCAACAATGTTGATGTTGATTTATCTTACGGTTTCATGGGTCAATACGAATGTAGACCTATAAACTCCACGGCTTTATTCCAGATTAGCAACCTAATGAACGGCCTCGTTGCAACAGCGGTGTTGCATTTGATAGGGAACTCTGATATGGATATTGATGACCCTATTGCTAAATATTGGCCTGAATTTGGTCAAAACGGCAAGAAATCTATAACCATTAGGTCAGTATTAAACCATTCATCTGGTTTGCTGCTACCATATCCTAGGATATTGATGATTGAGAACATTGACTATGACACTATGGTACGGGACATTGCTCAATGTGAGTTCCATAAAGAGGTTATGGACCAAACGCAGTATGGTTACTTATACTTTGGTTGGATCATGGCTGAGTTGATTCGTCGTGTTAGTGGTAAATCTATTGAGGAGTACATTCTTATGATGGCTGCATCAATTAAAGTTCCCATGAAGCAGCTGATTTTCCCATGCATAGATGGTGGTGTTGCCGCCTATATGCAACACAGTAACGACGAGAACGCAAACCCCGATGACGCCGTTCCGGATGCAGCTAATCAGACCATTAATGCAACGCATGACTCTGGCGATCCCGTTCCAAGAGTTGAGGCTACCAGTTCTGCCCATGCTTCAACGGATACTTCATATGATTTGCCTAGAAGATCCAATTCATTTGTCCCAACAGGTGGTCCGCCAGCACGAAACACTGAGGGCTCAAGGTCACTGGACAGTGAAGGCGTAATTCTGGATATTACTTTTGACAGGCCACAATGTAACGGTGACTTTGGCGCACTGGGATTAAGCAATAACATATCCCTAAACAACGGTGGATTTAATGAACACTACAGTGATCAACGGTTAAGCTTGGAGTCGGCTCTAACATACGAATCGCATATTAAGGCTAAGGCAAAATCTCTTGTGATGGCAACCAATGCTGACGACTCATCGCTGTCTATGGAAACAATGACTATTGACGGTCGAACGATTGAATCTAAACGCGTGTTGCTGCCGGCGGCGCAGCCGGAAGAGTTGACATCATGTGAGCGCACGGAGACTGTGAGCACTTGTAGTTTGGAGCAGCCGGATACTGATTGTACACTGGCAGAGCCAGATACATCTGCGTTAGATGTTACTGACCTTTTGATCTCACAGGAGGAGTTTGAGGCCCTTCCTGATACGCCAACTACCATGCCATCTCCTAGCATTAACATATCCAAAGCTAAACGGATGCCCTCTGAGCTTCAGCGAGGCTTTGTTAAGCGCTTCTTAGCTAGTTTTGAAAATGTTGTGGACAAGGAGACACATGACGATTCAACTGATATTTGCCTTTGTGGTATAAACTCTGAAGATGATGAGCAATTTTACAATCGTTGCTTTTCTCCATCTGAAAGGTGCCCTCTTGCTACACGCCTAGTTCGTGCTTCCAGACTTCCTTATACTGACCTCGATGATATTGACTTTACACAGGCCGAGAAGATATTAAACCCTATTCGCGACATTGGCACTAAGAAGCGTTATCACCCTATTTTGGTATCTGAGGAGCATGTGATTAGTAATGACGATGAGTTGGCTGACCTTGATTTGGTTAGTGATGACATTGTGGTAACTCGTACTAGGCTCCGGAAATTCATAATGAAGCGTCCCGTGCGTGATGCTGATTACCATTACTGCAACTACGACGTCATAAATCACCGATGTATTATCACTGACTGTTTGACTATGGACTACCCATCTATGTACAGTAAATCTATCCCGTGTTTGAACGGTCGTGCTAGTGCCATGGCATTGGCCATGTTTTATAAGGGTATATTGGACAACTCTTTGGTGAGTCGTGAGCTCGTTGCTGAGGCTTTATCTACAGTATCTTTGGACTGTTCTGTGCTCACTAAGATGCTTACTGCCCTCTACACTCCCGTTTGGGGTTTGGGTTACCAGCTTTTCTATATGCGTCGCAGGTGTGACGATAAGGCACTTGTTGGTCTGGGTTGCGTTGACATTTCCGGATCTCTGAACTTGGTGGTGCCTGACATAGAGCTGGTTGTCACTATTTTATTTTCTTGTGGTGACAGCATTGCTGTATCTCATCAGGTACTGGATATGATCCTGGGTCACTATGGCCTGGATCTGCTTTATACCAATGTTAGTGTCGGTGACTCACGTACTTTATACAGACTGTTGGCTACAATTAAAGTTTAG